A region of the Dehalococcoidia bacterium genome:
GGTGAACCGCGACTTCTGCGCCACGCGGCGCATTGTCGCCTCCAGCGACCCGTCCACCAGGTCCTCCACTCGCTCACAGCTCAGGCAGACCATGTGATGGTGGTGGTCGGGATAGCTCAATCGATATCTGAAGCGACCGCCTTCCAGCATGACCCGGCAGACCACGCCCAGCTCGACAAGGAGCTTCAGCGTGCGGAACACCGTGGCCCGTCCCACGCCGGGCATGTCCTCGGCCAGGTCCTCCGCGCTGAACTGCCCGGGCCATGAGAGGACGGAGGCAACCACCTTCCTGCGGGGTGCCGTGACCCGGTGCCCCTGCGCCTCCAGCCGCGTGACGGCGGACGCGATGCGCGACAGTTTTGTCCGGTCAGTTCTTGATACCATGTCTCAGTTATGATACGGCGGCCCGCGGCGCCCGTCAAGAGGGCGCGCCGGTTTGCCCCTCTCCTAGCCCTGTGCTATCATGGCCCTATTCGACGCTATGGAAAGGGCCTCTTTGTCCTCCGTGCAAGCCCGCGTCATCCCTGACGTCCCCTGGACGTGGATGGATGTGGTCAAGGCGACCGCCGCCGTCGCTCTGTTCGTGCTGGCGGTCGGCGTGGCCGTGAACGTCCTGCTGGGGCCGGCGCGGCCCCAGCCCATCGGCTTGCCCGTCCTGGTCCTAGCGGGCATCGAGCTGGGCCTAGGCGCCATCGCTCTGAGCTTCACTCTGGGCAAGTATCGGTGCGGCCCGGAATACCTCGGCCTGCACACGGGTCCCAGTCCCCGCGACCTGCTCCTCGTCCTTGGAGTCGTGCTCACGGGGTTTCTCCTCAGCGCGGGCTATTTCCAGGCGGTCCACTTGCTGGGTTGGAGCGTCCTGCTTCCTCCGTCGCTGCCCAGCATGCTCCGGCTCACGGGGACGCCTGTGGGCGTGGGGCTGGTCGCGGCGGTGCTCGCCCCTCTCGCTGAGGAGGTGTTCTTCCGCGGCTTCGTCTTCAGGGCGCTCGCACGGAAGGCGGGAGTCCCGGCGGGCATCGTCCTCAGCTCGTTGCTGTTCGCCGTGGGCCACATGCAGGTGGGCGTCCTCGTGCCCACGTTCATCCTGGGCCTTCTGCTGGCGTGGCTCTACTGGCGCACCTCATCTCTGTGGAACGCCATCTTCGCCCACTTCGCCTTCAACCTGGTCGCGCTGGCCGTGTCACTCTAGGGTGTATGGCGGTCGTCGAGCGTTGGGTGCGCACACCGTGAGCAGACTTGTCGCCGCCTTCGACAGGGCCAGAGGCCAGGGCCGCCTGGCCCTCATCCCTTTTCTGACGGTCGGCTACCCTGACGTGTCCGCAACCCCGGACCTGGTCTCCGCCGTGGTGGCGGGCGGCGCGGACATCGTGGAGCTGGGCGTGCCCTTCAGCGACCCTCTGGCCGACGGCGCGACCATTCAGAAGGCCAGCGCCGCGGCACTGGGCCAGGGCGTCACCCTGCTGACGTGCCTGGAGACAGCCGGGACCCTGCGCCGCCGAGGCGTGGACGCCCCCCTGGTGCTGATGGGCTACTACAACCCCTTCCTCGCATACGGCCTGGAGCGGTTCGCCCGCGACGCCGCGCGCCAGGGCGTGGACGGAGTCATCGTCGCCGACCTCCCGCCGGAGGAGGCGGAGCCGTTCCACGGGCTGTGCCGCGCCCAGGGGCTGGACATGGTCTTTCTCCTGTCGCCCACCAGCACGGACGCGCGCGTCAGGCGCGTCTGCCGGCTGGCCAGCGGCTTCATCTATTGCGTTTCGCTCACCGGCGTCACGGGCGCACGCCAGGAGATGTCGAGCGCCGTCGCGGACCTGATACGGCGCATCCGCGGGCACACCACGCTCCCCCTGGCCGTAGGCTTCGGCATCTCCAC
Encoded here:
- the trpA gene encoding tryptophan synthase subunit alpha; translation: MSRLVAAFDRARGQGRLALIPFLTVGYPDVSATPDLVSAVVAGGADIVELGVPFSDPLADGATIQKASAAALGQGVTLLTCLETAGTLRRRGVDAPLVLMGYYNPFLAYGLERFARDAARQGVDGVIVADLPPEEAEPFHGLCRAQGLDMVFLLSPTSTDARVRRVCRLASGFIYCVSLTGVTGARQEMSSAVADLIRRIRGHTTLPLAVGFGISTPEHVRAVAGLADGAIVGSALLDAIGGAAPAERAAAARAFVAHLASAARIARP
- a CDS encoding Fur family transcriptional regulator, whose product is MVSRTDRTKLSRIASAVTRLEAQGHRVTAPRRKVVASVLSWPGQFSAEDLAEDMPGVGRATVFRTLKLLVELGVVCRVMLEGGRFRYRLSYPDHHHHMVCLSCERVEDLVDGSLEATMRRVAQKSRFTAEGHWLEIYGRCSVCQAAGTPRGVKRPERTIDTTQYETMSRVPSPPPSGRAARAPTGGR
- a CDS encoding type II CAAX endopeptidase family protein; the encoded protein is MQARVIPDVPWTWMDVVKATAAVALFVLAVGVAVNVLLGPARPQPIGLPVLVLAGIELGLGAIALSFTLGKYRCGPEYLGLHTGPSPRDLLLVLGVVLTGFLLSAGYFQAVHLLGWSVLLPPSLPSMLRLTGTPVGVGLVAAVLAPLAEEVFFRGFVFRALARKAGVPAGIVLSSLLFAVGHMQVGVLVPTFILGLLLAWLYWRTSSLWNAIFAHFAFNLVALAVSL